One genomic region from Nymphalis io chromosome 18, ilAglIoxx1.1, whole genome shotgun sequence encodes:
- the LOC126775392 gene encoding citron rho-interacting kinase-like, with protein MEPSKEAITVRITRLNRQIIGKVASGTSKLSRKVDRETLLDALTVLYDECNEDPVKKCDELVRTFLDKYRSTLADLRRARVCISDFDLIHVIGRGHYGEVHLVREKQTADVYALKSIRKEQARKRVSGAEDERDILANASGHWVPRLQYAFQDNTNLYLVMELCNGGDLAGLLSRRNNPMSERDAAFYIAEVAHALKTLHGMGYVHRDVKPQNILLDRCGHVKLGDFGSCARLSEGGCVTGATADYVAPELLSVDCSAAHSVCLEYCRRVNTAISACDYWSLGVVAFELVTLNRPFSSGDDDSVAQILSNIQKYERDPNSEPPFEPLPNGPSSTWRALVAGLLRVAPARRYNYLDTLQHPALSHLALHAIRDQVPPWVPHLRGPEDTTFLASPAREVVPASAAPFRTRPPFAGHLPFVGYSYVAQEDNEDISGGFNASHDCTAINLATFKSAEKLAAMRGREVASLQSKLAAAEAATGAAAERARRDADAEAERVRAKLQAEITALTLQNKRLERQVEVEKEERMALQRTNQELSSGVIERTNSELRAAQTQALELQSERDLLKEDMARVEARVKDLQVECNSALAAADTARAQHKHYKDTIAKERALRRQTLSGGDADAARLATAEAAAARELRARRDAETRRAALEHELQRLRDLAADQADQLASATDSIREKERVIAATNQQLNETQVQLAQERMRAAALSAQVQELEAGVQAAGAREAALEEQCARTEARLQQRLEAADARAASALHDDARHREKVTTLEQLVRQLEREVNALENRTCVRCTAHDAQGVAKAQVTSGTNTEDSEEVDTARDNRSDTESVSDSHLQVHVSLLKEQLERAEAQLQARADEIAALRQEARTANLARWRKEKEFNDLSLDAKVTARDLKKIEERLASALEARKSAEEKAGLVHREITTIKPQLEQTKREAEKYKEQLDKLRKSHEVLQAEVDRSRNDIRKLKSEVQYSEKRRMHAEEQEELSSRERAQLRDELAPLKAQNNDLIQNNKALQEACALLEEQLTDLEKLTDLHEIKNSDLEIETARLRSELETCRAKLSEAERQAATSAASTTIAEQRGDEAREQLRLTTTQLEIMRERLENRESLVDELEARLGALQSEAAAREAALGGAGRHLRELQEEAAALRTRAHQHHEHALQLQAALADAQEETEAAREAHAAATAWWRTRETKADATMRQQAKLIDFLQAKVEEAGRKKCSLSNKLFGRSGRRAAASPPLLRVNRELREEVERLRAKLAAANANSEANFPPTPRRERRDNKPKKIVNGLHDINASEGNEDSLLIIWSDGSRERMKASCSDHALLLSSGERHVRARLLAADARNLPHNEANRAFMVKLEYSDRAEAAVVCSSIAERSRWIKLLTPIGSAGYEAPVMLQCRLQPTTALYTAPNVIAIGRPDGLHSLRGPIRLEWNSDVSPPRRSEPDAVELLCAAGGRALFVSSGLLAHAGLLAFTSALQRATTLRPTVALSRVQLPDNTAPHLIKGIVEASDGICAAVACGRRVFLLRFDAANTEFKIARSLTVDRPPYSILLTSQVLYVSGEKPLKVKLPSGSLESFAMDEPIINAAFKRHSPPLAILLIRNMPVEILLCYAECGVFVDENGKRTRNEDPKWSTSVHGWEFVNPFLYAIGEDRVTIIYINDEIYRSPPCTCDTTSMTSSASECYQPEIFNYKVKNPSLLGTAPNGVIIRSMIEDEYKISILEGMAAFRSIGASLESLNTISDAKGSSSDLAQSLVDLSPQDESQESVEVTTGFLADIRNRARQLRTKHREETTDDVIKEILTTEVGLKRTSNGRKSPAGISEYETDTEPESEEGTGSTKCTADVCAEMFTRQVRFQQL; from the exons ATGGAACCCTCAAAAGAGGCAATCACTGTTCGTATTACTCGATTAAACAGACAGATTATTGGCAAAGTGGCCAGTGGTACTAGTAAACTCAGTAGAAAAGTAGATCGTGAAACATTATTAGACGCTCTAACAGTTTTATATGATGAGTGCAATGAAGATCCCGTTAAAAAATGCGACGAGCTTGTACGAACATTCTTAGATAAAT ATCGAAGCACACTAGCAGATTTAAGAAGAGCGCGTGTTTGTATTTCTGATTTTGATCTAATTCATGTAATTGGCCGTGGTCATTATGGAGAAGTGCAC TTGGTACGTGAAAAACAGACAGCTGATGTCTATGCACTTAAAAGTATACGTAAGGAACAGGCACGGAAGAGAGTGTCAGGTGCAGAAGATGAACGAGATATATTAGCAAATGCCTCAGGGCACTGGGTACCCCGTCTACAATATGCTTTTCAG GATAACACTAATCTTTACCTTGTAATGGAATTGTGTAATGGCGGGGACTTAGCTGGTTTACTTAGTCGTCGTAATAACCCAATGTCGGAGCGTGATGCAGCTTTTTATATCGCAGAAGTAGCACATGCACTTAAAACCCTGCATGGTATGGGCTATGTACACAGAGATGTTAAGCCGCAGAATATATTATTGGACAG ATGCGGCCATGTAAAGCTTGGTGACTTCGGGTCGTGTGCGCGTCTGTCGGAGGGTGGCTGCGTGACAGGTGCCACTGCAGACTACGTGGCGCCGGAGCTGCTGAGCGTGGATTGCTCCGCCGCGCACTCTGTGTGTCTCGAGTACTGCCGCCGGGTTAACACGGCCATT tCTGCTTGTGATTACTGGTCACTGGGTGTGGTGGCATTCGAGCTTGTCACTCTCAACAGACCATTTTCCTCGGGAGACGATGATTCCGTAGCTCAAATTCTTAGCAATATACAAAA GTACGAACGCGATCCAAATTCGGAACCGCCGTTTGAACCTCTTCCGAACGGTCCGTCGAGCACTTGGCGCGCGCTCGTGGCGGGCCTGCTGCGGGTGGCGCCTGCGCGTCGTTACAACTACCTAGACACGCTGCAACACCCTGCGCTCTCGCACCTCGCCTTGCACGCCATTCGCGACCAG GTGCCACCCTGGGTGCCGCATCTACGCGGTCCAGAAGACACTACTTTTTTGGCTAGTCCTGCGCGAGAAGTCGTACCTGCATCTGCTGCGCCTTTTCGAACTCGTCCTCCCTTTGCTGGACACCTGCCATTCGTTG GTTACTCGTACGTAGCTCAAGAAGACAATGAAGATATCAGTGGCGGTTTCAATGCGTCTCACGACTGTACAGCTATCAATCTAGCTACTTTCAA ATCCGCGGAGAAGCTAGCCGCGATGCGAGGCCGCGAGGTCGCGTCGCTGCAGAGCAAGCTGGCGGCGGCCGAGGCGGCCACGGGCGCGGCGGCCGAGCGCGCGCGCCGCGACGCCGACGCCGAAGCCGAGCGCGTGCGCGCCAAGCTGCAGGCCGAGATCACCGCGCTCACTCTGCAGAACAA GCGACTGGAACGTCAAGTTGAAGTGGAGAAGGAGGAGCGGATGGCGTTACAACGTACGAATCAGGAACTAAGCAGCGGTGTGATTGAGCGCACTAATTCGGAGTTGCGCGCCGCACAGACACAGGCCTTAGAACTGCAGTCAGAACGAGATCTTTTGAAGGAGGACATGGCACGCGTAGAAGCGAGGGTCAAAGACCTACAAGTGGAGTGTAATAGTGCTTTAGCCGCTGCAGACACAGCACGAGCGCAACATAAacattacaaa GATACAATAGCGAAGGAGCGCGCTCTCCGTCGTCAAACTCTAAGCGGTGGCGACGCGGATGCGGCGCGTCTCGCGACGGCcgaggcggcggcggcgcgggagctACGCGCGCGGCGCGACGCTGAGACCCGGCGGGCCGCCCTCGAGCACGAACTGCAGCGACTGCGCGACCTCGCCGCCGACCAGGCTGACCAGCTCGCGAGCGCTACG gATTCTATTAGAGAAAAAGAACGCGTAATCGCCGCTACAAACCAACAGTTAAACGAGACTCAAGTGCAATTAGCGCAAGAACGCATGCGAGCCGCTGCCCTATCAGCTCAGGTCCAG GAGCTGGAGGCGGGCGTGCAGGCGGCGGGCGCGCGCGAGGCGGCGCTGGAGGAGCAGTGCGCGCGCACCGAGGCGCGCCTGCAGCAGCGCCTCGAGGCGGCCGACGCGCGCGCCGCCTCCGCGCTGCACGACGACGCGCGCCATCGGGAGAAG GTCACAACTCTAGAGCAACTAGTTCGTCAGCTCGAACGAGAAGTCAACGCTCTAGAAAATCGTACCTGCGTGAGATGTACGGCCCACGATGCGCAGGGCGTGGCGAAGGCGCAGGTGACGAGCGGTACCAATACTGAGGATTCGGAGGAAGTCGACACGGCCCGCGATAACAGGAGTGACACGGAAAGCGTGTCGGATTCACATTTACAAGTGCACGTGTCCCTGCTTAAAGAACAACTCGAACGAGCTGAAGCACAGCTAcag GCTCGTGCTGATGAAATAGCAGCACTACGTCAAGAAGCTAGAACTGCTAATTTAGCTAGATGGCGCAag GAAAAAGAATTCAATGATTTATCGCTCGATGCAAAAGTAACAGCCCGCGACCTTAAGAAAATAGAAGAACGTCTCGCATCCGCACTAGAAGCGCGCAAGTCAGCTGAAGAAAAAGCAGGTTTAGTACACAGAGAGATTACAACGATAAAACCACAGCTCGAACAAACAAAGAGAGAAGCTGAGAAGTATAAGGAACAGCTGGATAAGTTGCGAAAATCTCATGAAGTACTACAAGCAGAAGTAGATAG ATCACGAAACGATATACGCAAATTAAAGAGTGAAGTACAGTACAGTGAGAAGAGGCGCATGCATGCCGAAGAGCAGGAAGAGTTATCGTCACGTGAACGAGCGCAACTGAGGGACGAACTCGCACCTCTAAAGGCACAAAACAACGATCTAATTCAG AATAACAAAGCACTACAAGAAGCGTGCGCTCTACTGGAAGAGCAACTAACCGATCTCGAAAAGCTAACCGATTTGCACGAGATAAAAAACAGTGATCTGGAG ATTGAGACAGCTCGATTGCGAAGCGAGCTGGAGACATGTCGCGCGAAGCTGTCTGAGGCGGAGCGGCAAGCGGCAACGAGTGCGGCGAGTACGACCATCGCGGAGCAGCGTGGGGACGAAGCCCGAGAGCAGCTGCGCCTCACGACCACGCAGTTGGAAATTATGCGG gaaagACTTGAGAACCGCGAAAGCCTAGTGGACGAGTTGGAGGCTCGCTTGGGTGCACTGCAGAGCGAGGCGGCGGCGCGAGAAGCGGCACTAGGCGGGGCGGGCAGGCACCTGCGTGAGCTGCAGGAGGAGGCGGCCGCATTACGCACGCGCGCACATCAGCACCACGAGCACGCGCTGCAGCTGCAGGCAGCGCTCGCCGATGCACAG GAAGAAACCGAAGCGGCACGAGAAGCGCACGCGGCGGCGACTGCGTGGTGGCGCACGCGTGAGACGAAGGCCGACGCCACGATGCGACAACAAGCCAAACTTATCGACTTTCTACAG GCCAAAGTGGAGGAAGCGGGTCGTAAGAAGTGTTCTTTGAGTAACAAGCTGTTCGGACGTTCAGGACGTCGCGCCGCAGCCTCGCCTCCTCTGCTCAGAGTTAACCG gGAGTTAAGGGAAGAAGTGGAACGATTGAGAGCCAAGCTTGCAGCTGCAAATGCTAACAGTGAAGCcaa TTTTCCACCTACACCTAGACGAGAGCGAAGAGataataaaccaaaaaaaattgtaaatgg ATTGCATGACATAAATGCTTCAGAGGGAAATGAAGATTCTTTACTTATAATATG GTCGGATGGTTCCCGCGAGCGCATGAAAGCAAGCTGCTCCGACCACGCGCTACTGCTGAGTAGCGGCGAGCGTCACGTGCGCGCGCGACTGCTGGCGGCGGACGCACGCAACCTGCCGCACAACGAAGCTAACCGCGCCTTCATG GTAAAGTTAGAGTACAGCGACCGCGCAGAAGCAGCGGTGGTATGTTCGAGTATTGCGGAGCGTTCGCGATGGATTAAATTACTCACTCCTATCGGTTCCGCGGGCTACGAAGCTCCAGTGATGCTGCAGTGTCGATTACAACCGACAACAGCTCTCTACACTGCACCAAATGTGATTGCTATAG GTCGTCCTGATGGCCTTCACTCACTGCGCGGTCCTATACGTCTCGAGTGGAACTCTGACGTGTCTCCGCCACGTAGATCTGAGCCTGACGCTGTGGAACTGCTTTGCGCGGCGGGTGGACGCGCTCTGTTTGTGAGCAGCGGTCTGCTCGCGCACGCGGGACTTCTCGCGTTCACCTCGGCTCTGCAACGCGCTACGACACTTCGACCCACCGTCGCGCTTAGCAGAGTACAACTGCCTGATAACACCGCGCCgcatttaattaaa GGTATTGTTGAAGCGTCTGATGGTATCTGCGCGGCAGTAGCCTGTGGACGACGTGTTTTTCTTCTTCGTTTTGACGCTGCTAACACAGAGTTTAAGATAGCACGATCTCTTACCGTCGATAGACCGCCTTATTCCATCCTCCTCACGAGTCAAGTATTGTATGTATCAGGAGAAAAACCACTTAAAGTTAAGCTACCTTCGGGATCCCTAGAGTCGTTCGCAATGGATGAACCCATAATCAATGCTGCGTTTAAGAGACACTCTCCGCCTCTAGCAATACTGCTTATCCGTAACATGCCAGTTGAAATTCTACTGTGTTATGCAGAATGCGGTGTGTTTGTTGATGAAAATGGAAAACGAACCCGAAATGAAGATCCCAAGTGGAGCACATCGGTACACGGCTGGGAGTTCGTTAATCCATTTCTGTACGCCATCGGAGAAGACAGAgtcacaattatatatattaacgacGAAATATATAGATCACCGCCATGTACTTGTGATACTACTTCTATGACATCTAGTGCTTCAGAATGTTACCAGCCTGAAATATTCAACTACAAAGTAAAAAATCCCTCATTATTAGGTACAGCGCCTAATGGTGTTATCATAAGGTCTATGATTGaagatgaatataaaatttctatCCTCGAAGGCATGGCGGCATTTAGAAGTATCGGTGCTTCGTTGGAATCTTTAAATACAATCTCCGATGCGAAAGGCTCTTCATCAGACTTAGCACAATCTCTTGTTGATTTGTCACCGCAAGATGAATCTCAAGAGAGCGTCGAAGTAACTACGGGGTTTCTAGCAGATATAAGAAACAGAGCGCGACAGTTACGAAcgaaacatcgtgaagaaacaaCGGATGACGTTATAAAAGAAATTTTGACTACAGAAGTTGGCTTAAAACGAACTTCTAATGGTAGAAAATCTCCAGCGGGTATTTCAGAATATGAGACTGATACTGAACCTGAAAGCGAAGAGGGAACTGGCTCTACTAAATGTACAGCAGACGTGTGTGCAGAAATGTTTACGAGACAAGTTCGCTTCCAACAATTATAg